A window from Actinomycetota bacterium encodes these proteins:
- a CDS encoding N-formylglutamate amidohydrolase encodes MPNQSVQDDASFQIIPGDATSRVIVHVPHASTVIPEWVRQRIVLSDRELSEELSLMTDARTDEIALLAASDSHIRPWIFVNQHSRLVVDPERFKDPGKERMAAPEIGMGAVYTRTAHGQELRATDGDHHKQLINTYFDPYSNALQELVAQRLAAVPEVTIVDLHSFPQIALPYELLVKPSAHRPELCIGTDDCHTPPWLRNAVADSFAELGESRLNEPFGETYVPMSYWHKEPSVHSVMVELRRDTYLATVGGISRVAKMLTTLLNSIEAHT; translated from the coding sequence ATGCCAAATCAAAGTGTCCAAGACGATGCCTCATTTCAAATCATCCCTGGCGATGCAACATCGCGGGTCATAGTTCACGTGCCGCACGCGTCAACTGTCATACCTGAGTGGGTGAGACAGCGCATTGTCTTGTCGGACCGTGAATTGTCCGAGGAACTGAGCCTCATGACCGATGCCCGTACCGACGAGATTGCGCTACTTGCGGCCTCTGATAGTCACATCCGACCATGGATATTCGTGAATCAGCATTCGCGGCTGGTCGTGGATCCTGAGCGCTTCAAGGATCCAGGAAAGGAGCGCATGGCTGCTCCGGAAATCGGTATGGGTGCGGTCTACACACGCACAGCTCATGGCCAGGAACTCCGGGCGACAGACGGGGATCACCACAAGCAACTCATCAATACGTACTTCGACCCCTACTCGAATGCCTTGCAGGAGCTTGTTGCCCAGCGTCTTGCCGCAGTCCCAGAAGTCACCATTGTTGACCTCCATTCATTTCCGCAAATCGCACTTCCCTATGAACTGCTGGTCAAGCCAAGCGCGCATCGCCCTGAGCTGTGCATAGGAACGGATGATTGTCATACTCCCCCGTGGCTGCGCAATGCGGTCGCAGACAGCTTTGCCGAGTTGGGCGAGAGCCGACTCAACGAGCCTTTCGGCGAGACCTATGTGCCGATGTCCTACTGGCACAAGGAGCCGAGCGTGCATTCAGTCATGGTGGAACTGCGACGCGATACCTACCTTGCGACAGTGGGCGGAATTTCGAGGGTCGCAAAGATGCTGACAACGCTTCTCAACTCGATCGAGGCACACACGTAG